A window of the Oryza brachyantha chromosome 5, ObraRS2, whole genome shotgun sequence genome harbors these coding sequences:
- the LOC107304210 gene encoding uncharacterized protein LOC107304210 — MLFEREGTSSYNSECPQEALQAVSTLIFTAARFPDLPELCDLRHVLTERYGSFVDPFVSSEFVQKLQNKSSTNEQKLQVMQRIAEEFSVLFNANALEHWNNRYLVYLKIDMIIKTRVLLNVYKLKNQHVMS, encoded by the exons TGAATGCCCTCAGGAAGCCTTGCAAGCAGTGTCAACTCTAATTTTTACCGCTGCTAGATTTCCTGATTTGCCTGAACTGTGTGACCTCAGACATGTGTTAACGGAGAGATATGGGAGTTTCGTTGACCCCTTTGTTAGCTCTGAG TTTGTTCAGAAACTTCAGAACAAGTCATCTACTAATGAACAAAAGCTGCAAGTGATGCAACGCATAGCTGAAGAATTCTCAGTCCTATTTAATGCCAACGCATTGGAACATTGGAATAATAGATATCTGGTGTACCTCAAAATagacat GATTATTAAAACAAGAGTTCTTTTAAATGTGTACAAGTTGAAAAATCAGCATGTGATGAGTTGA